The Anaeromicrobium sediminis genome includes a window with the following:
- a CDS encoding winged helix-turn-helix transcriptional regulator — translation MNPKYLYECSECKINDDVKVQLCPYCMAQKVIKGKWKLLIFWHLEQGTKRFNELDRLIPCTQATLNRQLKELEFDGVVHREVHNVIPPKVEYSLTPLGKKFNTVINTMGDWGITYFKAHGMLTDSE, via the coding sequence ATGAATCCAAAATATCTATATGAATGTTCAGAATGTAAAATCAATGATGATGTCAAAGTTCAGCTGTGCCCTTATTGCATGGCACAAAAAGTTATTAAAGGCAAATGGAAGCTATTAATTTTCTGGCATCTAGAACAAGGAACGAAAAGGTTTAATGAGTTAGACCGTCTAATCCCTTGTACTCAAGCAACATTAAACCGTCAACTAAAGGAGCTTGAATTTGATGGCGTCGTTCATCGTGAAGTTCACAATGTCATTCCCCCAAAAGTTGAATATTCTTTAACACCTCTAGGTAAAAAGTTCAATACTGTTATTAACACTATGGGCGATTGGGGAATCACCTATTTTAAAGCACACGGCATGTTAACAGATAGTGAGTAA